A part of Paenibacillus sp. IHBB 10380 genomic DNA contains:
- a CDS encoding class D sortase yields MKIKIKIEVVFILLIVIGIIMLCYPKLSEMVDNYQQQKLVKEWQNSLHNIDNGEDDSFQTKYETTLSDNVAMDDETDTLQGGKEKLGSSKDQNLEGMLRIDKIDLQLPILHGATKKNMKISVASIVNTGEAGEVGNYAIAGHRNHTYGRNFNRLVEIKQGDKIEVNNGEQQLEYTVTEKLRVKPEEVWVLEGNGVDKEITLVTCDPMIDPTHRLIVKGKIIE; encoded by the coding sequence ATGAAAATTAAAATTAAAATAGAAGTCGTATTCATACTACTTATAGTTATAGGAATCATTATGCTGTGTTATCCAAAACTATCTGAAATGGTTGATAATTATCAGCAACAAAAGTTGGTTAAGGAGTGGCAGAATAGTCTTCACAATATTGATAATGGAGAAGATGATTCATTCCAAACCAAGTATGAGACTACGCTGTCCGATAATGTTGCCATGGACGATGAAACAGACACCCTACAAGGGGGAAAAGAAAAGCTAGGCTCTAGCAAAGATCAGAATTTGGAAGGGATGTTGCGAATCGATAAAATTGATTTACAATTGCCTATTCTTCATGGTGCAACTAAGAAAAATATGAAGATAAGTGTAGCGAGTATTGTAAACACAGGGGAAGCCGGAGAAGTTGGAAACTATGCAATCGCTGGACACAGAAATCATACGTATGGAAGAAACTTTAATAGACTTGTTGAGATTAAACAAGGAGATAAGATTGAAGTTAATAATGGAGAACAACAATTGGAATACACGGTTACAGAGAAGTTACGTGTAAAGCCAGAGGAAGTATGGGTATTGGAAGGAAACGGCGTAGATAAAGAAATTACACTGGTCACCTGTGACCCTATGATAGATCCTACACATCGTCTTATTGTTAAAGGGAAAATAATAGAATAA
- a CDS encoding winged helix-turn-helix transcriptional regulator gives MIKKKYNISVEATLEVIGGKWKCVILCHLTHGKKRTTELKKLMPGITQKMLTQQLRELEAHGIINRISYNQVPPKVEYELSEYGHSLESILNSLCNWGEQHIIKEYGDKFAVLEENILNK, from the coding sequence ATGATCAAGAAAAAATATAACATTTCAGTTGAAGCAACACTTGAAGTCATCGGGGGAAAATGGAAGTGCGTGATTCTATGTCATTTAACTCATGGCAAAAAGCGAACAACGGAATTAAAAAAGTTAATGCCTGGGATTACACAAAAAATGTTAACACAGCAACTACGAGAGTTAGAGGCTCATGGAATCATTAATCGAATTAGTTATAATCAGGTTCCACCGAAAGTGGAATACGAACTTAGCGAATATGGCCATAGTTTAGAAAGCATTTTGAACTCACTATGTAATTGGGGAGAACAACATATCATTAAAGAATACGGTGATAAATTTGCTGTTTTAGAGGAGAACATATTAAATAAATAA
- a CDS encoding aldo/keto reductase has product MAKNLQDTTTLHNGVKMPWFGLGVFQVEEGPELENAVKTAIKNGYRSIDTAAIYGNEEGVGQGIRQGMNEAGIAREELFITSKVWNADLGYESTIAAYETSLRKLGLEYLDLYLIHWPVEGKFKEAWRALETLYKEGRVKAIGVSNFLVHQLEELMKDAEIKPMVDQVEHHPRLTQKELQVFCKENGIQFEAWSPLMQGQLLDNPELKEIADKHGKSIAQVILRWDLQNGVVTIPKSTKEHRIIENAAVFDFELTKEDMEQIDGLNQHLRVGPDPDNFDF; this is encoded by the coding sequence ATGGCTAAAAATTTGCAAGATACAACAACGCTGCATAATGGTGTGAAAATGCCTTGGTTTGGTTTGGGAGTATTTCAAGTAGAGGAAGGTCCTGAACTTGAAAATGCGGTAAAAACAGCGATTAAGAATGGATATCGAAGCATTGATACCGCTGCTATTTATGGAAATGAAGAGGGGGTCGGCCAAGGAATTCGCCAAGGAATGAACGAAGCCGGCATAGCCAGAGAAGAACTATTTATCACATCGAAGGTATGGAATGCTGATCTTGGTTATGAGTCAACGATAGCAGCTTATGAGACGAGCTTAAGAAAACTAGGATTGGAATATTTGGATTTATATCTGATTCATTGGCCTGTAGAAGGTAAATTTAAGGAAGCCTGGAGAGCATTGGAGACTCTCTATAAAGAAGGGCGTGTAAAAGCGATCGGTGTAAGCAATTTCCTTGTTCATCAGCTTGAAGAGCTAATGAAAGATGCCGAGATTAAGCCAATGGTGGATCAAGTGGAACATCATCCACGTTTGACGCAAAAAGAACTGCAAGTATTTTGTAAGGAAAATGGTATTCAATTCGAAGCATGGTCCCCGTTAATGCAAGGTCAATTATTAGATAATCCAGAGTTAAAAGAAATTGCAGATAAGCATGGAAAATCTATAGCCCAAGTCATTTTGCGTTGGGACTTACAAAACGGTGTTGTAACGATTCCGAAATCGACAAAAGAACATCGAATCATTGAAAATGCAGCAGTGTTTGACTTTGAGTTGACAAAAGAGGATATGGAACAAATTGATGGATTGAATCAACATCTTCGAGTGGGTCCAGACCCCGATAATTTTGATTTTTAA
- a CDS encoding YjjG family noncanonical pyrimidine nucleotidase, whose translation MKKYRTLLFDVDDTLLDFGAAENLALDLLFKDQKIPLTTEIKAHYKKINQGLWRSFEEGKIDRDEVVNTRYSILFKEYGQEVDGVLMEKKYRSYLEEGHQLVRGAFELITDLQIHNKYDLYIVTNGVSKTQDKRLRDSGLYPLFKDIFVSEDTGFQKPMKEYFDYVFARIPNFSVEEGLIIGDSFSADILGGQLAGLDTCWFNPEMKPNDTEIVPTYQIQNLDELYRILNVERESAEVS comes from the coding sequence TTGAAAAAATACAGAACTTTATTATTTGATGTAGATGATACACTATTGGATTTTGGTGCAGCAGAAAACTTAGCGTTGGACTTGCTGTTCAAGGATCAAAAAATTCCCTTAACCACAGAAATCAAAGCACATTATAAAAAAATAAATCAAGGTCTTTGGAGGTCCTTTGAAGAAGGGAAAATAGATCGTGATGAGGTAGTGAATACTCGCTATTCCATTTTATTTAAGGAATATGGTCAAGAGGTTGATGGAGTCTTAATGGAAAAGAAGTATCGTAGCTACTTAGAGGAGGGGCATCAGCTTGTTCGTGGGGCCTTTGAATTGATAACAGACCTACAAATACACAATAAATATGATTTATATATTGTTACTAATGGTGTTTCCAAAACTCAGGATAAACGTTTACGTGATTCAGGTTTATATCCGCTATTCAAAGATATTTTTGTTTCAGAGGACACTGGTTTTCAAAAACCAATGAAGGAATATTTCGATTATGTCTTTGCACGAATTCCTAATTTCTCTGTGGAAGAAGGATTAATTATTGGAGATTCCTTTAGTGCGGATATTCTAGGTGGACAGCTAGCGGGTCTAGATACATGTTGGTTCAACCCTGAAATGAAACCCAATGATACTGAAATTGTTCCAACCTATCAAATACAGAATCTTGATGAGCTGTATCGAATTTTAAACGTAGAAAGAGAATCGGCAGAAGTGAGTTAG
- a CDS encoding GNAT family N-acetyltransferase, with protein sequence MSLHICEVTKENWRSVAALSVSEQQKHFIENNAFSLAECMFENYATSLGLYDEETLVGYAMYGWPNSVNKSAWLDRFMIDYRFQGNGYAKRFLPLLIVYIQQQYDCKKIYLSLHTDNIYAQKLYESFGFCLNGEIDDEGPVVGRVMELNIEE encoded by the coding sequence ATGAGCCTTCACATTTGTGAAGTAACAAAAGAAAATTGGCGTTCGGTAGCTGCTTTATCTGTATCAGAACAACAAAAGCATTTTATTGAAAACAATGCGTTTTCTTTAGCAGAATGCATGTTTGAAAATTATGCAACATCTCTTGGATTATATGACGAGGAGACATTAGTTGGGTATGCAATGTACGGTTGGCCAAATAGCGTCAATAAGAGTGCATGGTTAGACCGCTTTATGATTGATTATCGTTTCCAAGGCAATGGGTATGCAAAGCGGTTTCTTCCTCTGTTAATTGTATATATTCAACAACAATACGACTGTAAAAAAATTTATTTGAGTCTCCATACCGATAATATATATGCTCAAAAACTATATGAATCTTTTGGATTTTGCTTAAATGGGGAAATCGACGATGAAGGCCCGGTTGTTGGAAGGGTGATGGAATTAAATATAGAAGAATAA
- a CDS encoding transglutaminase-like domain-containing protein — MKKFMLFVVALIILCPLFSGTTIHAAEGNSWLDESSVSKGIISVKYDVKANIKTKLLIVKGQEQYYYNLIAGKQVEVFPLQLGNGDYTVSLLEQTSGNKYQVVYKDTIKLALSDSSIVYLNSTQNVNWNDTSKAVQKAKELTKNLATDAEKVKVIYNYVINNIKYDNKLAVSASADYLPQIDRTFSSKKDICYGYSALFAAMLRSVDVPTKMVMGTTNYVSSYHAWNEVYLNNKWVTVDTTVDAGWNGTTTTFMMVKDASKYLASKQY, encoded by the coding sequence ATGAAAAAGTTTATGTTATTTGTAGTTGCACTTATTATTTTATGTCCATTGTTTAGTGGAACAACAATTCATGCTGCTGAAGGTAACTCATGGCTAGATGAATCCAGCGTAAGCAAGGGAATCATTAGTGTGAAGTATGATGTGAAGGCTAATATTAAGACAAAGCTCTTAATTGTTAAAGGTCAGGAGCAGTATTATTATAATTTAATTGCCGGAAAGCAAGTGGAGGTGTTTCCCCTTCAATTAGGAAACGGTGATTATACCGTGAGCTTGTTGGAACAAACAAGTGGGAATAAATATCAAGTTGTGTATAAGGATACAATTAAGCTCGCTTTGAGTGATAGTTCGATAGTTTATTTGAATTCAACTCAGAATGTGAATTGGAATGATACAAGCAAAGCTGTTCAAAAGGCGAAAGAGTTAACCAAGAACCTAGCAACGGATGCTGAAAAAGTAAAAGTTATTTATAATTATGTGATTAACAATATTAAATATGATAATAAATTGGCAGTGAGCGCGTCAGCCGATTATCTCCCTCAAATCGATCGTACATTTTCATCGAAAAAAGATATTTGTTATGGGTATTCTGCGTTATTTGCAGCGATGCTTAGGAGTGTGGACGTTCCTACTAAGATGGTAATGGGTACAACAAATTATGTGAGTTCCTATCACGCTTGGAATGAAGTCTATTTAAATAATAAATGGGTTACGGTGGATACAACGGTGGATGCAGGTTGGAATGGTACAACTACAACTTTCATGATGGTAAAAGATGCATCCAAATACCTAGCATCCAAACAATATTAA
- a CDS encoding collagen binding domain-containing protein: MKKFSFISLVFLLVLQSLIGPLATASADSDQNFTAIVTVDEAGKAKIEWDFTAGNEEKDKEYTFQIPSDSKVETVQNGDLEIDGKPIGSYSLSVDGVITVTILDGQTQSGSGVNEITVAVNKAPEEISELSPPPSNAVGQEIIENLITSVKMYDARPIINEANGSIAPQGNEIQDVRPKVKDEVAIIFDWSLPNNTHQYVDGSTYTFSLPKEFNIPNELKGQLTGGVGEYVVTPSREVTFVFNDAIKGEQLEGNFYVWVAFDQSNLGEGLEHPIDFSSVGQGVIDVHFANTAVDELTKTGEANRNNFNSDEIKWTVDFNQGEKEIKGATLDDTFPPDLKLKGNIEIRQLQIQLDGSVKEGPVSRTETAFPINFGDIDKAYRVTYTTSVAAPTEAPFTNREFKNSVTLTGNDGQYTESDIGKVTVSFNEPLSKSGQDSAYNSTTQTITWKVQYNYNQQTISQPNAWIKDRFDTTKQKLVDNSVKVYQVDIDNNGKATNRTLVDSNEYTIGKVASGPDAGFNLQFKDDINKAYEIEYQTQAINRIYKDETVSNTVEIGDGTTKTGEKGINEVIFEKSVSKSNFQNKTIEWRIVLNQDLKDMTDVVITDNYEGKHMKLDPNSLKITGANSEDFVLEATNAGDPDYEKGFTIRLKSGVTINSLHEIKYTTTFDPTAGMPTNNEYRNKATLNWNEAGTPQTPITKDAVVTPKDYTINNGNKKGEYSAKDKTITWTIDVNYNLYDIKDAVIKDTYTDNQTFVENSLTVNKLELQGANNVTDIGDEVPLTNGQFKLNTDGKGFVLNLGNIGKTAFRITYKTSLDGNYPIQDKYSNHATMQDGEGGSFLFEKSVDVTPKHGGVYVDKSGRQEGQSDIASWTVNINPSQSYVLAGSILTDTLSDNQILLQDSLKLYKTDLPGDNLGNVSNKGDLVDKDDYELVVMGNTFTLTFKKSLNTAYILEYKSFINADSGDRITNKVEFAGQSSSVKGEGNQEGVKISLAGAGGGASSGSGKIKIVKVDDLDRPLKGVKFELYNSSGTTLLETLTTDEKGEVETSRNYRYKDKSGLPYKLKEVSTPTGYLIAPEYGAATGKEIKFIDPKEPFKITNKILRQGFELSKVDSVDPTKKLIGAVFELKLNGTLIDTLTTGIDGKIAEGDLAPGDYQLVEITAPDYYTLDATPIPVRIVANQTEVLILTKENVLGSDGKLVVTKVNAKDHSVLLEGVEFELHDSTNAVIAKKTTDVNGVIEFTNLPYGSYTLVETKADGYVIEKAETEVSIKQPETTLTIENKENDRSVKLTKFNSIKSQKLQRAVFELRVETEIFDKDGNFVYKVVAGIDESKLTTDTNGELFLENLEPNKYQLVEIKAPFGYLLDKTPVAFEITGKQTETVLVEKTNNKISTPVDPNVPTEPGNPGSPGNPGEPGTPVVPNPNPNPPVVPNPNPNPPVEPKPEKPVIPIEKVVTPKETPIKGEVKVPKDSTPKISKEPKHGTVSVNPNGSWVYTPDEGYVGKDSFTIIVTDQDGNEEEVLVEVDVEDVPRGGTDGTSEKPGTKTHSKTGESLPKTGELGHLPLQLTGFSFIILGAMLLLLRRKHLQNK; encoded by the coding sequence ATGAAAAAATTTAGTTTTATATCGCTAGTATTTCTACTAGTCTTGCAAAGTCTCATAGGTCCGCTAGCAACAGCTAGTGCCGACAGCGACCAAAATTTCACAGCAATAGTCACCGTAGATGAAGCCGGAAAAGCAAAAATAGAATGGGATTTTACAGCTGGCAATGAAGAAAAAGACAAAGAGTACACTTTCCAAATTCCGAGTGATTCTAAAGTAGAAACTGTACAAAACGGTGATTTAGAAATTGACGGAAAGCCAATAGGTTCTTATAGCCTATCCGTTGACGGAGTTATTACCGTAACCATTTTGGATGGACAAACTCAAAGTGGTTCAGGTGTAAATGAAATCACGGTTGCTGTAAATAAAGCTCCTGAAGAAATATCTGAGCTAAGTCCACCTCCATCAAATGCTGTTGGTCAAGAGATCATAGAGAACCTCATCACAAGCGTAAAGATGTATGATGCAAGGCCTATTATTAATGAGGCTAATGGATCCATTGCTCCACAGGGAAATGAAATACAAGATGTTCGACCAAAAGTTAAAGATGAAGTGGCTATTATATTTGACTGGTCATTACCAAATAATACACATCAGTATGTTGATGGTTCAACCTATACTTTTAGTCTTCCTAAAGAGTTTAATATTCCAAATGAATTAAAAGGACAATTAACTGGTGGAGTTGGAGAGTATGTAGTAACTCCAAGTAGAGAAGTGACATTCGTATTCAATGATGCAATTAAGGGTGAACAATTAGAGGGTAATTTCTATGTGTGGGTAGCATTTGACCAATCTAACCTTGGGGAAGGCTTGGAACACCCAATTGATTTTAGCTCAGTTGGACAGGGTGTTATCGATGTACATTTCGCTAATACTGCCGTGGATGAACTTACAAAAACCGGGGAAGCCAATAGAAACAACTTTAACTCAGATGAAATTAAATGGACGGTCGATTTTAACCAAGGTGAAAAAGAGATTAAGGGTGCAACGCTTGATGATACATTTCCCCCCGACCTGAAACTTAAAGGTAATATTGAAATTCGTCAGTTGCAAATTCAATTAGATGGATCAGTAAAAGAAGGCCCTGTAAGCAGAACTGAAACTGCGTTCCCTATTAACTTTGGCGATATCGATAAAGCTTATAGGGTGACATACACGACAAGTGTTGCAGCTCCAACGGAGGCGCCTTTTACAAATAGAGAATTCAAAAACTCAGTGACGCTTACTGGAAATGATGGACAGTATACAGAAAGTGATATTGGCAAGGTGACTGTGAGTTTCAATGAGCCACTATCGAAGTCAGGACAAGACAGTGCTTACAATTCAACAACGCAAACTATCACTTGGAAAGTTCAATACAACTACAATCAACAAACAATCTCACAACCCAATGCATGGATTAAGGACAGATTTGATACAACTAAACAAAAGCTGGTCGATAATTCTGTGAAGGTGTATCAGGTGGATATCGATAATAATGGTAAAGCTACAAATCGTACTCTAGTTGATTCCAATGAATACACCATAGGAAAAGTTGCTTCTGGTCCAGATGCGGGCTTCAACTTACAGTTCAAAGATGATATTAATAAAGCTTATGAAATCGAGTATCAGACCCAAGCGATAAATCGTATCTATAAAGATGAAACAGTTTCTAATACTGTAGAGATAGGCGATGGTACGACTAAAACGGGAGAAAAAGGTATCAATGAAGTCATCTTTGAGAAAAGTGTAAGTAAGTCCAATTTCCAGAACAAAACAATTGAGTGGAGAATTGTTCTGAATCAAGACTTGAAGGACATGACTGACGTCGTAATTACAGATAATTACGAGGGAAAACATATGAAGTTAGATCCAAATAGCTTGAAAATTACTGGAGCAAACAGTGAGGATTTTGTGCTTGAAGCAACAAATGCTGGAGACCCGGATTATGAAAAAGGTTTTACGATTAGATTGAAATCTGGAGTGACAATTAACTCCTTGCATGAAATCAAATATACGACAACGTTTGATCCTACGGCAGGTATGCCAACAAATAATGAGTACAGAAATAAAGCAACATTAAATTGGAACGAGGCTGGTACACCACAGACTCCAATTACAAAAGATGCTGTTGTTACTCCGAAAGACTACACCATCAACAATGGTAATAAAAAAGGTGAATATAGCGCCAAAGACAAAACAATCACTTGGACCATTGATGTGAACTATAATCTTTACGACATTAAAGATGCGGTGATTAAAGATACTTATACAGACAATCAAACATTTGTAGAAAATTCTTTGACAGTGAATAAATTGGAGCTTCAAGGTGCAAATAACGTTACAGACATTGGTGACGAAGTTCCGCTAACAAATGGACAATTTAAACTAAATACTGACGGTAAAGGCTTTGTCTTGAACCTTGGTAATATTGGGAAGACTGCATTTCGTATTACGTACAAGACAAGTCTTGATGGCAACTATCCAATTCAAGATAAGTACTCGAATCATGCGACAATGCAAGACGGCGAAGGTGGAAGTTTTCTTTTTGAAAAATCGGTTGATGTAACACCTAAGCACGGCGGGGTCTATGTTGACAAATCAGGTAGACAAGAAGGTCAGAGTGATATTGCTTCATGGACAGTAAATATTAACCCAAGTCAATCTTATGTACTAGCCGGTTCCATATTGACAGATACATTATCGGACAATCAAATTTTATTACAAGATTCGTTAAAGCTATATAAAACAGATTTGCCTGGAGATAATCTTGGTAATGTTTCAAATAAAGGTGATTTGGTAGATAAAGATGACTATGAATTAGTGGTAATGGGGAACACATTTACACTAACTTTTAAGAAATCTTTGAATACCGCATATATATTGGAGTATAAATCATTCATTAACGCTGATAGTGGCGACAGAATTACTAATAAAGTTGAATTTGCAGGCCAGTCTTCTTCAGTAAAAGGAGAAGGTAATCAGGAAGGCGTAAAGATTTCTTTAGCAGGAGCAGGTGGAGGCGCGTCTAGTGGTAGTGGGAAAATTAAAATTGTCAAAGTAGATGATTTAGATCGCCCTCTAAAAGGAGTCAAATTCGAACTATATAATTCATCTGGAACGACTCTCCTAGAAACACTTACAACAGATGAAAAAGGGGAAGTAGAAACTTCTAGAAATTACAGGTACAAAGATAAGAGTGGTCTGCCTTACAAACTAAAAGAAGTATCCACACCCACTGGTTATCTAATTGCCCCTGAGTATGGAGCTGCAACAGGAAAAGAAATCAAATTTATAGATCCTAAAGAACCTTTTAAGATTACGAACAAAATACTTCGTCAAGGATTTGAATTAAGTAAGGTTGATTCAGTAGATCCAACGAAGAAGTTAATAGGCGCAGTTTTTGAATTGAAACTGAATGGTACGCTAATAGACACACTAACAACGGGCATAGATGGAAAGATTGCCGAAGGTGACCTAGCTCCAGGAGACTATCAATTAGTTGAAATAACCGCTCCAGATTATTATACGCTAGATGCAACACCGATTCCTGTTAGAATTGTCGCTAACCAAACTGAAGTATTAATATTGACCAAAGAGAACGTATTGGGCTCAGATGGTAAGCTTGTCGTCACAAAAGTTAATGCTAAGGACCATTCTGTATTACTAGAAGGAGTAGAATTTGAACTTCATGATAGTACGAATGCTGTTATTGCCAAGAAAACGACTGATGTAAACGGCGTAATCGAGTTTACTAACTTACCTTATGGTTCTTATACATTGGTAGAGACAAAAGCTGACGGTTACGTTATTGAAAAAGCTGAAACTGAAGTGTCAATTAAACAACCTGAAACAACATTGACGATTGAAAACAAAGAAAATGATCGTTCAGTCAAATTAACAAAATTTAATTCGATCAAAAGCCAAAAGCTTCAAAGGGCTGTCTTTGAATTAAGAGTAGAAACAGAGATTTTTGATAAAGATGGAAACTTTGTGTATAAAGTTGTTGCAGGCATAGATGAATCTAAGCTAACGACGGATACAAATGGTGAACTATTCTTAGAAAATTTAGAACCGAATAAATATCAGCTCGTTGAAATTAAAGCACCTTTTGGTTATCTATTAGACAAAACACCAGTAGCATTTGAGATTACTGGGAAGCAAACTGAAACGGTACTAGTTGAAAAAACCAATAACAAAATTTCAACTCCAGTAGACCCAAATGTACCTACTGAACCAGGTAACCCAGGTAGTCCAGGTAATCCAGGAGAACCAGGCACGCCGGTAGTTCCAAATCCAAATCCGAACCCACCGGTAGTTCCGAATCCAAACCCGAACCCGCCGGTAGAGCCTAAGCCGGAGAAACCAGTAATACCTATTGAGAAAGTTGTAACACCGAAAGAAACGCCTATCAAAGGTGAGGTTAAAGTGCCGAAAGACAGCACACCTAAGATCAGTAAAGAACCTAAACACGGAACGGTTTCCGTAAATCCAAATGGAAGTTGGGTATACACACCGGACGAAGGATACGTCGGTAAAGATTCATTTACGATCATCGTTACAGATCAAGATGGAAATGAAGAGGAAGTGCTGGTTGAGGTTGACGTAGAGGATGTACCTAGAGGTGGAACGGATGGTACATCTGAGAAACCAGGAACAAAGACGCATTCTAAAACAGGAGAAAGTCTCCCTAAAACAGGAGAACTAGGTCATTTACCACTTCAACTGACTGGATTTAGCTTCATTATTCTGGGTGCTATGTTGTTGCTCTTAAGAAGGAAACATTTGCAGAATAAATAA
- a CDS encoding response regulator: MKVILVDDEQLAVDYLERQLMNLTGIEIIGKFIDPVIGRREILLKEVDLVFLDISLPEINGIELAEQILEKKPDLNIVFVTAYNEYAVKAFELNALDYIVKPVRPDRLSKTMDRIGEHVESKQDQTEIKNLTMRMNMFRQVTVEVSSQQFAVIQWRTTKAQELFLYLLQHRGQLVRKSVLIDMLWPEHEPEKVYSQLYTAIYHIRKTLTSYGEHFQIVNSMESYVLTIDHVLLDTEEWETKLASSPSLSADTIDNYIEIMKLYTGNYLQEYDYWWAESERQRFKELWLSISYEIGYWYEEHGQLDKAIFWFHEICNQHVQEEKAYFALMKIHASMDNYSLVNRQYNSLVEILLDEFNEPPSAHITAWYKQWEGELNRPSESNIS; the protein is encoded by the coding sequence ATGAAGGTAATTCTTGTAGACGATGAACAACTTGCTGTGGATTACTTGGAGCGTCAACTTATGAATCTTACGGGTATAGAAATAATAGGTAAATTTATAGATCCGGTTATTGGAAGAAGGGAGATTCTTCTTAAGGAAGTGGATTTGGTTTTTTTAGATATTAGCTTACCTGAGATTAATGGAATTGAGTTAGCAGAACAAATCCTGGAGAAGAAGCCAGATTTAAATATTGTATTTGTAACGGCGTATAATGAATATGCAGTTAAGGCTTTTGAACTAAATGCTTTAGATTACATAGTAAAACCTGTTAGACCTGATCGCTTGTCCAAAACCATGGATCGCATTGGCGAACACGTAGAATCTAAACAAGACCAGACTGAAATTAAGAACCTTACGATGCGGATGAATATGTTCAGGCAAGTGACCGTCGAAGTGTCGAGTCAACAGTTTGCTGTGATTCAATGGCGTACGACAAAAGCGCAGGAGTTGTTTCTATATTTACTTCAGCATCGGGGACAACTCGTTCGTAAATCCGTATTGATTGATATGCTATGGCCAGAGCATGAACCGGAAAAAGTATATTCGCAATTATACACTGCAATCTATCACATTCGTAAAACATTAACATCATATGGTGAACACTTTCAAATTGTGAATTCGATGGAAAGTTATGTTCTGACTATTGATCATGTTCTGTTAGACACAGAAGAGTGGGAGACTAAATTAGCATCGTCCCCATCTCTATCTGCTGACACAATAGACAACTACATAGAAATCATGAAATTATATACCGGTAATTACCTGCAGGAATATGATTATTGGTGGGCGGAAAGTGAACGTCAACGGTTTAAGGAATTGTGGCTTAGCATCTCTTATGAAATTGGGTATTGGTATGAGGAACATGGTCAGTTAGATAAGGCGATTTTTTGGTTTCATGAAATATGTAATCAGCATGTGCAAGAGGAGAAGGCCTATTTTGCTTTAATGAAAATACATGCATCTATGGATAATTATTCATTGGTTAATCGACAGTATAATTCTTTGGTTGAGATTCTTTTGGATGAATTTAATGAGCCACCCAGTGCGCATATTACAGCATGGTATAAACAATGGGAGGGAGAATTAAATAGGCCTTCTGAGTCAAATATTAGTTAG
- a CDS encoding SDR family NAD(P)-dependent oxidoreductase — MQLHLKGKTALVTGSTSGIGKAIAISLVAEGATVLINGRYEEKVNQIIKEIQKQYPDAILQSAVADLGTEQGCQELIKKYAEVDILINNLGIFEPAEYFDIPDEEWFKFFEVNIMSGVRLTRHYLKQMIQKNEGRIVFIASEAAIMPSQEMAHYSATKTMQLSLSRSLAELTKGTNVTVNTIMPGSTLTEGVETMLNTLYPNENLTIQEAEKRFMNENRPTSIIQRLIRPEEIANLVTFLSSPLSSAINGSAMRIDGGLVRSVF; from the coding sequence ATGCAACTTCATTTAAAAGGAAAAACAGCGCTAGTTACGGGCTCGACATCTGGAATTGGAAAAGCAATCGCTATTTCCTTAGTGGCTGAAGGTGCCACTGTTCTTATTAATGGACGATATGAAGAAAAGGTTAACCAAATTATAAAAGAAATTCAAAAACAATATCCGGATGCTATTCTTCAATCAGCAGTTGCTGATTTAGGAACAGAACAAGGATGTCAGGAACTTATTAAGAAATACGCTGAAGTAGATATTCTTATTAACAACCTTGGGATTTTTGAGCCTGCAGAATACTTTGATATCCCTGATGAAGAATGGTTTAAGTTTTTTGAAGTCAATATCATGAGTGGTGTTCGACTTACTCGCCATTACCTAAAACAAATGATTCAAAAAAATGAAGGCAGAATCGTCTTTATTGCTAGTGAGGCTGCTATTATGCCATCACAAGAAATGGCTCATTATAGTGCAACCAAGACTATGCAACTCTCGCTTTCTCGCAGTTTAGCTGAGCTGACCAAAGGAACGAATGTGACCGTCAATACGATTATGCCGGGTTCCACTTTAACAGAGGGAGTAGAAACGATGTTAAATACTCTTTATCCTAATGAAAATTTGACTATTCAAGAAGCTGAAAAGCGATTTATGAATGAGAATCGACCCACCTCCATTATTCAAAGACTTATTCGACCAGAAGAAATTGCGAATCTCGTTACTTTTTTAAGTAGTCCTCTTTCCTCAGCCATTAATGGTTCAGCGATGAGAATCGATGGAGGATTAGTGCGTAGCGTGTTTTAA